The genomic stretch CTGGAGAAGGAAGGTGGTGCCGCTCCGCCTGAGTTTCTTTCCACCCACCCTGCATCACAAACCAGAATTAATAAGTTGAATGAGCACATGCCAGCTGCACTGGCTTATTACAAGGATTAATCAAAAAAAAACCGGAGATTGCTCCGGTTTTTTTGTTACATATTGAATCCTCTCAACTTAATCTGAGTAAGTTTTCTTTTAGTATCCAAGGGGAAATCACCTCGCATCATCCAGTCGTAATATCCAGGTTCCTCTTTAAGTACCTGGGTCACCGGCTTGCCTTTTTGCTTTCCGAAGTTGAACACTTCTTCTCCATCGTTGTTGAACACAAATCGTCCCGCCAGATCTACCATTTTCTCATTGAGCAGCTCGTGGAGTTTCTTCATATCATTTTCGAACACACCTATTTTATTTCCCTGAAGATCTTCCATTTCTTCTCCCTGATAGCGTTCTATCTGTGCTTTAAAGACGTCTAAGGTAGCTAAGGTATCTGCTTCGGCACTATGGGCATTTTCCAACTTTTGGCCACAATAGAACTTATATGCCGCAGTTAGATTTCTCTTTTCCATCATAAAAAAGATTTTCTGCGCATCCAGTAGGTTACGCTTATCGAGGTCAAACTCTATCCCAGCCCGTAGAAATTCCTCTACCAATAAGGGGATGTCATATTTGAGAACATTGAATCCTGCCAGATCAGCTTGGCCGATAAAGTTGAAAATTTCTTTTGCCAGTTCTTTAAACGTTTTTTCTTCTTTGATATCCTTGTCGTAAATACCATGAATCAAAGACGATTCCAAGGGGATAGGAATGGTGGGATTGATTCTTCGGGTATAGATTTCCTGTCCTCCATCAGGTTTTACTTTGACTATGGAAATCTCCACTATTCTGTCCGTAGAAATATTGACTCCCGTAGCTTCCAGATCAAAAAATGCGACGGAATTTTTCAAGTTTAACTTCATGGTTATTTGAATTTAGCTTTTATAGGTTCCAGGTCCATTTTGTCGTAGGATCCGGAGCTCATCAAAAGTAGGTTGGAATTTGTATAATCTTGTGCCAGAAGGTACTCTTTCAGGCTATTACTATCAGTAAATAATTTAAGGTCAGGTCTTTGAAATCCATCGCGTAAAGTCTCCTCATCCATCAGCTCCAGTTTTTTCAATGCTACGGCATGAGGATCAAGGTACACAATTGCGAGATCAGCAGCCTCCATGGACTTGGCATAATTAGGCAAAAATTCCTTATTCAGCGAAGAATAGGTATGAAGTTCCTGCACCGCAATCAGGTTTCTTCCCGGAAACTGGGTTTTGACTGCTGATACTGTTGCTTTCAGTTTGGATGGAGCATGAGCAAAGTCTCTGAAAAGTGCGGAGTTTTCAGTCTGTACCAAAAGTTCTTGGCGTTTTGCGGCTCCTTTGAAGGTTTGGATACTGTTATAAAACTGCTGCTTGGAAAGTCCCAGTGCCAGACAAATATCCAAGGCGCCCTGCAGGTTTTGCAGGTTATGCTCGCCAAAAATATAAATTGGGATTAATCCCTGCTCAGTTTCCAGGAAAGTCTTACCATCTCTGATAACAGCAGGATGTGCATTGTAAGCAGTCTTTTTTGCGCTGATTTTACTTTTGTCAGCTGCCTCTTTCACCAAGGGATCGGCCTCACAATAGATCAATTCACCCGGATCAGGAGTCAGATTCATCAATTGCTGAAACTGCTCCTTGTATTCTTCAAAATCAGGAAATACATTGAAATGATCCCATGCAATTCCGCTTACTAAGGCAATATCGTGCTTATAATGGAAGAATTTTGGAGTTCTATCCAGAGGGGAGGTAAGGTACTCATCTCCCTCGATGATAATCACAGGAGCATCTGAGAGCTTTACCATCAAATCAAACCCTTCAATCTGAGCGCCTACCAAATAATCAAAATCCACTTGTTGGTCTTTCAGCACATGTAATATCACAGAAGTGATGGAGGTCTTGCCGTGTGAGCCTGCCACGATCACCCGCTTTTTATTTTGGCTTTGATTGAAAATGAATTCAGGAAAAGAATATACCGGTATGCCTAGCTGCTGAGCTTTTACAAGTTCAGGGTTATCTATTCTGGCGTGCATTCCTAGGATTATGCCATCTAGCTCACTGGTTATTTTATCTGGAAACCAGCCGTATTCCACTGGCAAAATGCCGGCTTTTTCCAGCCTTGTCCTAGAAGGCTCATAGATTTCGTCATCAGATCCGGTAACCTGGTAGCCTTTTTTTACCAGTGCCAGAGCCAGGTTATGCATTACAGCTCCACCGATTGCTATAAAGTGATAGTTATTCATTGAATTAATTAAGGGGGTAGGTTTTCTACACCAAACTTAAAAATAATAATTGGCTGCTTAGGTGGTTAGCATCTCTAATTCATAAGATTTTCAAAATTCTATACGAGCTTACCTTAGCAAGGCTTGATTGTTGAGGAATCGGTATGTTGATAACTCAGGCAAAAAATGTTTAAAACTCTTGCCTATTTCACGATACATTTGTCCTATGTCTGAAAAAAGTAGCAATCCCCGCATCACCAGAAACAAACCTAATCACCAAAATTCTTCTATGCTAGGCAAAGTTCCCCCTCAAGCCATTGATCTTGAGGAGGCTGTGCTTGGTGCCCTGATGCTGGAGAAAGATGCACTTACCAATGTGATTGATATCCTGAAAGTGGAGAGCTTTTATAAGGATTCACATCAGGTGATCTTCCAGGCTATTCTTGACCTGTTTACCGAGAGCCAGCCTATAGATTTGCTTACGGTCACCTCACAGCTTCGCAGAAGCGGAAACCTGGAAATTGCCGGTGGGGCATTCTATGTGACCGAACTCACCTCCAAAGTAGCATCTGCCGCGAACATTGAATACCATGCCCGAATTATTACCGAACAATCCATCAAGAGGGAAATGATCAGGATTGCCTCGGATATCCAAAAAGACGCTTATGAGGAGACTACAGATGTGTTTGAGTTGTTGGATAAGATGGAGCAGAACCTGTTTGAGATATCAGAGAAAAATATCCGTAAAAATTACTCTGATATGAAGTCCATCATGCGTGAGGCGATCATAGAGTTGGAAGCCAGAAAAGGACAAAAAGACGGCCTTACGGGAGTTCCTTCAGGCTTGACTGCATTGGATAGAGTTACTTCGGGCTGGCAAAAGTCCGATCTGGTAATTATAGCAGCCCGTCCAGCGATGGGTAAGACTGCCTTCGTACTTTCAGTACTGAGAAATGCGGCCGTTGATCATTCCAGACCGGTAGCTATTTTCTCATTGGAAATGTCCTCGGTGCAGTTGGTGAATCGTCTGATTTCCTCGGAAGCAGAGTTGGATTCCGAGAAAATAAAAAAGGGTACACTGGCTGAGCATGAATGGGCTCAGTTGGTACACAAAACAGCAAAACTTTCCAAAGCACCGCTTTTCGTAGATGATACACCCGCGCTATCCATTTTGGAACTTAGAGCAAAATGTAGAAAACTGAAAGCTCAGCATGATATCCAGATGATCGTAATCGATTACCTTCAGCTGATGTCAGGAGACTCCAAAAGTGGAGGTGGAGGAAACCGTGAACAGGAAATTGCGAGTATATCCAGAGCTTTGAAGAAAATAGCAAAGGAATTGGAAGTTCCTGTCATTGCCCTTTCCCAGCTATCCAGAGCAGTGGAGACAAGAGGTGGAGATAAGCGTCCACAACTTTCCGATTTGAGGGAATCTGGAGCTATCGAGCAAGATGCCGATATGGTTATGTTCCTTTATCGCCCGGAATACTATGGGATTACCGAAGATGAGGATGGTAATTCTACACAAGGTGTGGGGGAAGTAATCATTGCAAAGCATAGAAATGGTTCACTGGACACCGTAAGGCTTCGATTTATAGGCAGATATACTAAGTTTCAGGATTTGGATGGTTTTGGCAACATGATGGATCCCCAGGGTGGAAATGCAGTTTACCGTCCTACTTTTGCGGCACAATCCAGTGGAGTATCCGAATTCGATTCGGGAAACACGATCAAGCTTCAAAGCAAAGCCAACAGCGATGATGGAGAGGATCTATTGAACCGAAATAATTCTGAAGACGCATTTTAAGCAAGTATGAAAGCAATTACACTTGATCGATCCCAGCCATCCCAGCTTCTACTGACTAATGTTCAAGAAGTCCCCCTGACCAAAGGTGAGGTAAGAGTTTTGGTGAAAGCAGCTGCTTTAAACCACAGAGATGAATGGTGTCGACAGGGTCTATATCCCAACATAAAGGATGGAGTAATCCTCGGTTCGGATGGAGCAGGAATAGTTATAGAAGTAGGAGAGGAGGTTAATGAGAACTGGCTTCAAAAGGAGGTAATTATAAACCCGGCATTAAATTGGGGAATCAACCAGAAGGTTCAGAGTACTTCTTTTGAAATATTAGGCATGCCCAGAAACGGGACGCTTGCAGAGACTGTAATTGTTCCTGCAGACCGGCTTCATGAGAAACCTTCACACTTAACTTGGGAAGAAGCCGCTGCGCTTCCCCTGGCTGGGCTGACCGCATTCCGTGCTGTGACGTATCAGGGAGATATTCAAGCAGGCGATTCCCTGCTGGTTACAGGTTTTGGTGGAGGGGTAGCCCAATTCGCCGTACAGTTTGGACTTGCGATAGGTGCAAGCGTATCCACAAGCAGCAGCAGTGATGTTAAGCTAAAAAAAGCTAAAGATTTGGGTGTGGTAAATGCCTTTAACTATCACAATGACA from Algoriphagus sp. NG3 encodes the following:
- a CDS encoding exonuclease domain-containing protein, which produces MKLNLKNSVAFFDLEATGVNISTDRIVEISIVKVKPDGGQEIYTRRINPTIPIPLESSLIHGIYDKDIKEEKTFKELAKEIFNFIGQADLAGFNVLKYDIPLLVEEFLRAGIEFDLDKRNLLDAQKIFFMMEKRNLTAAYKFYCGQKLENAHSAEADTLATLDVFKAQIERYQGEEMEDLQGNKIGVFENDMKKLHELLNEKMVDLAGRFVFNNDGEEVFNFGKQKGKPVTQVLKEEPGYYDWMMRGDFPLDTKRKLTQIKLRGFNM
- a CDS encoding UDP-N-acetylmuramate--L-alanine ligase yields the protein MNNYHFIAIGGAVMHNLALALVKKGYQVTGSDDEIYEPSRTRLEKAGILPVEYGWFPDKITSELDGIILGMHARIDNPELVKAQQLGIPVYSFPEFIFNQSQNKKRVIVAGSHGKTSITSVILHVLKDQQVDFDYLVGAQIEGFDLMVKLSDAPVIIIEGDEYLTSPLDRTPKFFHYKHDIALVSGIAWDHFNVFPDFEEYKEQFQQLMNLTPDPGELIYCEADPLVKEAADKSKISAKKTAYNAHPAVIRDGKTFLETEQGLIPIYIFGEHNLQNLQGALDICLALGLSKQQFYNSIQTFKGAAKRQELLVQTENSALFRDFAHAPSKLKATVSAVKTQFPGRNLIAVQELHTYSSLNKEFLPNYAKSMEAADLAIVYLDPHAVALKKLELMDEETLRDGFQRPDLKLFTDSNSLKEYLLAQDYTNSNLLLMSSGSYDKMDLEPIKAKFK
- the dnaB gene encoding replicative DNA helicase — its product is MSEKSSNPRITRNKPNHQNSSMLGKVPPQAIDLEEAVLGALMLEKDALTNVIDILKVESFYKDSHQVIFQAILDLFTESQPIDLLTVTSQLRRSGNLEIAGGAFYVTELTSKVASAANIEYHARIITEQSIKREMIRIASDIQKDAYEETTDVFELLDKMEQNLFEISEKNIRKNYSDMKSIMREAIIELEARKGQKDGLTGVPSGLTALDRVTSGWQKSDLVIIAARPAMGKTAFVLSVLRNAAVDHSRPVAIFSLEMSSVQLVNRLISSEAELDSEKIKKGTLAEHEWAQLVHKTAKLSKAPLFVDDTPALSILELRAKCRKLKAQHDIQMIVIDYLQLMSGDSKSGGGGNREQEIASISRALKKIAKELEVPVIALSQLSRAVETRGGDKRPQLSDLRESGAIEQDADMVMFLYRPEYYGITEDEDGNSTQGVGEVIIAKHRNGSLDTVRLRFIGRYTKFQDLDGFGNMMDPQGGNAVYRPTFAAQSSGVSEFDSGNTIKLQSKANSDDGEDLLNRNNSEDAF
- a CDS encoding zinc-binding dehydrogenase gives rise to the protein MKAITLDRSQPSQLLLTNVQEVPLTKGEVRVLVKAAALNHRDEWCRQGLYPNIKDGVILGSDGAGIVIEVGEEVNENWLQKEVIINPALNWGINQKVQSTSFEILGMPRNGTLAETVIVPADRLHEKPSHLTWEEAAALPLAGLTAFRAVTYQGDIQAGDSLLVTGFGGGVAQFAVQFGLAIGASVSTSSSSDVKLKKAKDLGVVNAFNYHNDNWISKANEETSGFDVIIDGAVGDTLNQLIQVAKPGGKIVFYGATLGNPSKLEARKIFWNQLKILGTTMGSDQDFEGMVSLVREHRIKPIIDQVFQFEQAAEAFDKMREGKQMGKIVLLP